The following proteins are encoded in a genomic region of Acidimicrobiia bacterium:
- the purE gene encoding 5-(carboxyamino)imidazole ribonucleotide mutase: MSTPLVGVIMGSDSDLPVMQGAIDVLTGFTVPHEVRIVSAHRTPDVMYEYARTAVERGLRVIIAGAGGAAHLPGMTASMTPLPVIGVPVPLSRLDGLDSLLSIVQMPAGIPVATVAVGNARNAGLLAVRILAASNPSLREMVEADQRDLASAVREKDERVRKQFE; the protein is encoded by the coding sequence ATGTCCACGCCGCTCGTCGGGGTCATCATGGGCAGCGACTCCGACCTCCCCGTCATGCAGGGCGCGATCGACGTGCTGACCGGGTTCACGGTGCCGCACGAGGTACGCATCGTCTCCGCGCACCGCACACCGGACGTGATGTACGAGTACGCGCGCACTGCCGTGGAGCGCGGGTTGCGGGTGATCATCGCCGGCGCGGGCGGGGCGGCGCACCTGCCGGGCATGACCGCGTCCATGACGCCGCTGCCGGTGATCGGCGTGCCCGTCCCGCTGTCGCGTCTCGACGGGCTCGACTCGCTGCTGTCGATCGTGCAGATGCCCGCCGGGATCCCGGTCGCGACCGTCGCGGTGGGCAACGCACGCAACGCCGGCCTCCTTGCCGTGCGGATCCTCGCGGCGTCGAACCCGTCGCTGCGCGAGATGGTCGAGGCCGACCAGCGGGATCTCGCGAGCGCGGTGCGCGAGAAGGACGAGCGCGTCCGCAAGCAGTTCGAGTAG